AAACAACTTAGGTTTTTATCTTGTCCCGGACCAATAAGGAATTTACCGGCAGCAAGTTCCATGTTATATTCAGCCATTCTAATTCTCCTTTGATATTCTTCACATAAAGACAAGATATCGGAATTTTTATCTTTAGGTTCAATAATAACGGGTTCATAAGTTTTATTGAGATCAAAATTTAAAGACAAAGAATCTGTTTGAATATTCACACTTATTGTATCATCATCAGTGATGATTTCGGAATAAGTATAATCTTCTTCTTTATCTGTTTTATCTGTCGAAGATTTTTTATCCTTATTTCTATAGCGCCAGTCTTGACTGTTATTGTATTTTCTATTATTATAGAAATTATTTCTATTGAAAGAGAAGTTATTATCTGTAAACAGAAGAGCTAAAGCAATAATTATTGCGGCTAAACTAACACTTCCTTTTATCCAATCCGAAATGGGTAGAATAGATATACCTATAATTATTATTATGAACGGCCAAAGCTGTAGAAGGTCATGAAAATCAAAATAAACTATTCCAAAATTTTTGAGTATCAAGAGTACACCTATTAATATAAGAAATACGCTCCAAAATATTTTTTTATACATGGTTATTTAGATTTATTGTTTATTGCATTGAACAAGAAAATGATTCCGGCAACTACTAATATTAACGGCCACCAGTCACGCATAATGTTGATATCCCAAAATTTTTGCATCATAAACATGCAACCGATTAAGATGAGCACAACGCCGGCAATAAGTGCGCCGGCAGTGCTATCATTTTTATCCTTTTTGTTTTGAGGATTTTGTTTTTCTGAATTAACTTCTTCATATGGGATATCGGTATCGGCACATTTATCATACTTTGGGCCGGAATCTTTATCCTCTTTTTTGTCGGGACCCGGTTGATAATATACTGTATCACGCGGAATGAATATCCATAAGATAAGGTAAATAATCCCACCGCCGCCGCCGGCAAAAAATAATACAACGAAGATAATTCTGAAAATAATAGGATCAATATCGAAATATTCTCCCAATCCACCGCAAACACCTGCAATTACGCTATTGGTGTTACTTCTTTTTAATTTTTTATACGACATAGATAACAAAATTTAATTTTGCTAATATGACGCAGTGTTTATATTTCGGTTACAAAGATTTTTATCTTGGGATTGAAGCAATGTCTTCGACTGCTTCTAAAGCGATATTTATTTCTTCTTCGGTATTAAAAGCACCCAAGCTGAAGCGTACTGTTCCGTGTTTTGCAGCAGTGCCCATTGCTTCATGAATCAAAGGAGCGCATTGTAAACCTGTGCGGCAGGCAATATTGTAATCAACATCGAGCATTGTTCCAACATCGCCGGCTTCCCATCCTTCAATATTAAAACTTAAAACCGCGTTGTGTCTAGAAGGATCTTGATAACAGTATAACTGAACTTTATCAATATTTTTCATTCCGTCAACGAGTTTTTGCCACAAATTCATTTCATAATTATGTATGTTTTCCATCCCTTTTTCGCGTATCCATTTTTGTCCTGCATACAATCCGGCAACGCCTACTATATTAATAGTACCGCATTCCAATCTATACGGAAACTCATCGAGGTGAGTTCTTACGGCGGAACGTACACCAGTGCCGCCAAATTTTGTTGTTCTTATTGGAACGCCTTCTCTAACATAAGAGCCGCCGATTCCTGTAGGACCCATCAAACATTTATGACCGGTAAAAACAACCACATCAAGATTCATAGCTTGCATATCTATAGGAATAATTCCGGCAGATTGACTTGCATCGACAGCCATTGCCACTCCCGCTTCTTTAGCAATCTTTCCGACCTCGGCAATAGGCTGGATAGTTCCGAAAACATTAGAGCAATGATTCATAATAATCATTTTCGTGTTATGTTTCAAGGCTTTTTTGAAATCATCCGGATTTACGTAGCCGTATTCATCTACACCAATATAAGTTACTTCGATAATTCCTTGTTGTTCCATAACGTAGAGAGGTCTAAGCACCGAATTATGTTCAACAACGGAAGTAATTACATGATCACCTTTTTCGCAGATACCTTGAATAACCATATTTAAAGAATCTGATGCATTATAACTGAAAGTAAGTCTGTTGGCATCATTCCCGCCATTAAACATTTCGGTAAGCATTTTTCTTGTACCGAACATCACTTCTTCGGTTTCAAGAACAGCATCATAACCCGAACGGCCAGGATTTACACCGTGTGTCATGTAAAAATTATGCATAAAATCATAAACTTCCTGTGGTTTTGGGAAGGTTGTTGCTCCATTATCAAAGTAAATAAGTTTTGTCATTATAAATAAATTTAATTAAAAACAGTTGCAAAGATAGTTTATTTAGTTGAGAGTTGAAAATTGAGAATTGAGAATTTTGTATCCGAGTTTAGATATTATTATTTCAAACAAAGAAAAATATTTCTTATGATTTGCGTATAGAAATTAAACCAAAACTAAAAACGGTTAACAGATATTAATACTATCGAAACTCAAAAAAATTTCAATACTACAAAAAAAGATAATAGCATTATTACCTCAAAAAGATACATTTTGTATAAAAGATAGCTACACTTTGTATCAATAACAGAAACAGCATATTATTATATTTTTTATTACAAAACTATACTTTTGCAAAATTTTTTGATTTTAACCAAATAATAATACTAATAATTTAACAATTAAATGATTATGAAGAAATCAAGCTTTACACGTTTACTTTTAGTTATCACAACTATTCTATTAATTTGCACTAATGCTTATGCTGCAAATTACAATGTATCATCAAGTAGTGCCGTCATTACTTCACCGGGTGCTCACACCATCACCGGTACAACCACTTCAAACACTATTGCTATTAACAATTCCTCGGCAAATGCAGTTTACAACATAACATTAAATGGTGTTAATATAAATGCGACGACATGGAATAGTTCTTTTACTATTACAAATAGTGCATCAAGTGCTATGACTGTTAAC
This portion of the Bacteroidales bacterium genome encodes:
- a CDS encoding DUF5668 domain-containing protein is translated as MYKKIFWSVFLILIGVLLILKNFGIVYFDFHDLLQLWPFIIIIIGISILPISDWIKGSVSLAAIIIALALLFTDNNFSFNRNNFYNNRKYNNSQDWRYRNKDKKSSTDKTDKEEDYTYSEIITDDDTISVNIQTDSLSLNFDLNKTYEPVIIEPKDKNSDILSLCEEYQRRIRMAEYNMELAAGKFLIGPGQDKNLSCFHNNANILNYSLSSTDSKDKVSLKLDLIDNTVNKIERTVPYEISLHTAPVWEFNIEAGASSIVFDGKDLKVREMNITGGAASMDITLGSLEKEVHMDISSGISNLIVRVPKDAYCEINPETTALNSRKYVGFRKRSDGVYVANTDNSEASCKIYITLEAALSVVRIEQY
- a CDS encoding PspC domain-containing protein yields the protein MSYKKLKRSNTNSVIAGVCGGLGEYFDIDPIIFRIIFVVLFFAGGGGGIIYLILWIFIPRDTVYYQPGPDKKEDKDSGPKYDKCADTDIPYEEVNSEKQNPQNKKDKNDSTAGALIAGVVLILIGCMFMMQKFWDINIMRDWWPLILVVAGIIFLFNAINNKSK
- a CDS encoding aminotransferase class V-fold PLP-dependent enzyme, translated to MTKLIYFDNGATTFPKPQEVYDFMHNFYMTHGVNPGRSGYDAVLETEEVMFGTRKMLTEMFNGGNDANRLTFSYNASDSLNMVIQGICEKGDHVITSVVEHNSVLRPLYVMEQQGIIEVTYIGVDEYGYVNPDDFKKALKHNTKMIIMNHCSNVFGTIQPIAEVGKIAKEAGVAMAVDASQSAGIIPIDMQAMNLDVVVFTGHKCLMGPTGIGGSYVREGVPIRTTKFGGTGVRSAVRTHLDEFPYRLECGTINIVGVAGLYAGQKWIREKGMENIHNYEMNLWQKLVDGMKNIDKVQLYCYQDPSRHNAVLSFNIEGWEAGDVGTMLDVDYNIACRTGLQCAPLIHEAMGTAAKHGTVRFSLGAFNTEEEINIALEAVEDIASIPR